In a single window of the Aridibaculum aurantiacum genome:
- a CDS encoding WG repeat-containing protein — translation MKKYLLVAAVLAVTTSYGQTPNLYDHVQGYNEGLARVEKNNKAGFINQEGDVVIRMRFQDAQPFSENLAAVRLRDKWGFVNKNGRVVVKPKYDKVFAFEGGLAKVMIGDKYGVVNTNGDVVVDTYFNYIGKFVNGLAPVTNEEAKWGFIDEEGKIVIDFIYNYADNFKDGVARVMRNCRWYTIDVSGQERLEEIF, via the coding sequence ATGAAAAAGTATTTATTGGTGGCAGCGGTACTAGCCGTAACCACTTCCTATGGCCAAACCCCAAACCTTTATGACCATGTACAAGGATATAACGAGGGACTGGCGAGGGTAGAAAAAAACAACAAAGCTGGCTTCATAAACCAGGAAGGCGACGTAGTGATAAGAATGCGTTTCCAGGATGCTCAGCCTTTTAGCGAAAACCTGGCTGCTGTAAGACTACGGGACAAATGGGGTTTTGTGAACAAGAATGGAAGGGTGGTAGTAAAACCAAAATATGACAAAGTATTTGCTTTTGAAGGAGGTCTGGCTAAAGTAATGATAGGAGATAAATATGGAGTAGTGAACACAAACGGGGATGTAGTAGTAGACACCTATTTCAATTACATAGGCAAGTTTGTAAATGGTCTTGCACCCGTAACCAATGAAGAAGCCAAATGGGGATTTATAGACGAGGAAGGTAAAATAGTTATAGACTTCATCTACAATTATGCTGATAATTTTAAAGATGGAGTTGCACGTGTGATGCGCAACTGCCGCTGGTATACAATAGATGTTTCCGGCCAGGAAAGGTTGGAGGAAATTTTCTAG
- a CDS encoding SusC/RagA family TonB-linked outer membrane protein produces MQKILPFARQAIMAVMLLLLFHQLNAQAKQGAATITISGRVTDSLKTPLRDVSITQGKRILGLTDDNGKFTVQASPSGKISFSYVGYQFHQVNPTANSNLRVTLKRSGAALQEVVVTALGITREERGLGNATTVITNEQLTSAPAANWTDALSGKVAGLNLIRSNSGPTGSNKIILRGENNLTGDNEALIVLDGVVMKRSSARRTAIQGESVYGTGSDNMPADYGSSLNDINADDIESVTVLKGPGAAALYGQDAANGAIIITTKSGSAKRKGWGVTVNSNFSVEQINRWPDLQYEYGQGLGGAAHYSYGASADGPSTSGTSSAYGPRFNGQMFYQYDPVTQAQGKEGTPWVPYKNTTRDYFETGKTFTNTVSVDGGTDRTTARLSVTNVNNTWITPNTGYKRNTVALSVNSKINDLLQVSAKVNYTNKWSDNLPGAGYGNQSIMYWYIFWMPNADVNWLKNYWQLGQEGRRIRYPFSSFPENPYAIAYEFINSSNRNGITGNVQATYNFNKDLSLQVRSSMDMTYEQRAQKRPYDAGSRYQKGSYRTQNIFAQEVSTDFLLRYSKKINKDLGVTITAGGSQVRNRYNRDELRADSLTIPGLYSMANSLGSVITLPYSSRMAINSLYGVMTTTYKNLLYLDLTARKDWNSVLATPERTENTGFFFPSASMSFILSDAVRLPQDINFAKLRLSASGVGSGSTIPYLTSYNYSRVETFPGGLQNPSLLTNPNLLPLRTITYEAGANVKMFKSRLGVDVAVYVGNTIDQHLQRVLDRASGYTRVLINAGKVGNKGIEVALNGTPVSTKNFKWTSSVVFSANRNRIKELADSSVVLQTGPVGGGQLVAQVGGSMGDLYGRGYLRAPDGQVVYDGTTGFAQLTQDVVYLGNTIPKGKIGFTNQFTYKQFRLNLLFDAQYGAVAHSLMHYKLSEQGKTTNTLPGRYNGIIGNGVVMGTDGKYVPNTVIATDIDEYYRSHFGIDNAEGSTFSTDFIKFREARLDYTLNPRLTKKLGLQRATFGIYGRDLFIWSPWPMFDPEFGTLSGSDIVRGFETAQFPSTRTIGCNLVIGL; encoded by the coding sequence ATGCAAAAAATTTTACCATTTGCCCGACAGGCAATCATGGCAGTAATGCTATTGCTCTTGTTTCACCAATTGAATGCGCAAGCAAAGCAAGGCGCAGCAACCATTACCATTTCTGGTAGAGTTACCGACTCTTTAAAAACACCATTAAGGGATGTTTCCATCACGCAAGGAAAAAGAATTTTAGGCCTTACAGATGATAATGGAAAGTTTACGGTTCAAGCATCTCCATCTGGCAAGATCTCATTCTCCTATGTTGGCTACCAGTTTCACCAGGTAAATCCTACAGCAAACAGCAACCTGCGTGTAACTCTTAAAAGATCAGGTGCTGCACTGCAAGAGGTAGTAGTAACTGCCTTGGGAATAACGCGTGAAGAAAGAGGTTTAGGTAATGCAACTACCGTTATTACCAATGAACAACTTACATCTGCACCTGCTGCCAACTGGACAGATGCCTTATCAGGTAAGGTAGCAGGATTGAACCTTATTCGTTCTAACAGTGGACCTACAGGTTCTAATAAGATCATACTGCGTGGAGAGAATAATCTTACCGGTGATAATGAAGCATTGATAGTATTGGATGGCGTGGTGATGAAACGTAGTAGTGCCCGTCGTACCGCTATACAAGGCGAGTCTGTGTATGGTACTGGTAGCGATAACATGCCTGCTGATTATGGTAGCAGCCTGAATGATATTAATGCTGATGATATAGAATCGGTTACTGTTTTGAAAGGTCCAGGCGCTGCGGCATTGTACGGACAAGATGCAGCGAATGGTGCCATCATCATAACCACTAAATCTGGTAGTGCTAAGAGAAAAGGCTGGGGTGTAACAGTGAACTCTAATTTTTCTGTAGAACAAATAAACCGCTGGCCCGACCTGCAGTACGAGTATGGACAAGGACTGGGTGGTGCGGCACATTACTCTTATGGTGCCAGTGCTGATGGCCCAAGCACCAGCGGTACAAGCTCTGCTTATGGACCAAGGTTCAACGGGCAAATGTTCTATCAATACGATCCTGTAACACAGGCGCAAGGCAAAGAGGGTACACCATGGGTACCTTACAAGAATACAACACGTGATTATTTTGAAACAGGTAAAACATTTACCAATACAGTAAGTGTAGATGGTGGTACAGACAGAACTACTGCACGTTTATCGGTGACTAATGTAAACAATACATGGATCACACCAAACACCGGCTATAAGCGTAACACTGTTGCCCTGTCAGTTAATTCGAAGATCAATGATCTTTTGCAGGTTTCAGCTAAGGTTAACTACACCAACAAGTGGAGTGATAACTTACCAGGTGCAGGTTATGGTAACCAATCTATCATGTACTGGTATATCTTCTGGATGCCCAATGCAGATGTAAATTGGCTAAAGAACTACTGGCAGCTGGGACAGGAGGGAAGAAGAATAAGATATCCATTCAGTAGCTTTCCTGAAAACCCATATGCTATTGCTTACGAGTTCATCAATAGCAGTAACAGGAATGGTATCACTGGTAATGTACAGGCAACTTACAACTTCAATAAAGACCTGAGCCTGCAGGTACGTAGCTCTATGGATATGACATACGAGCAGAGAGCGCAGAAGCGTCCTTACGATGCAGGTTCCCGCTACCAGAAAGGAAGCTACCGTACGCAGAACATCTTCGCACAGGAAGTAAGCACAGACTTCTTATTAAGGTATTCAAAGAAGATTAATAAGGATCTTGGTGTTACCATTACAGCAGGTGGTAGCCAGGTAAGAAACCGTTACAACAGGGATGAACTTCGCGCTGACTCGCTTACCATACCTGGATTGTATTCAATGGCTAACTCGTTGGGAAGTGTGATCACATTGCCTTATAGCAGCAGGATGGCCATTAATAGTTTGTATGGCGTAATGACGACCACGTACAAGAATTTACTTTACCTGGATCTTACTGCACGTAAAGACTGGAACAGTGTACTGGCAACGCCTGAGCGTACGGAGAATACAGGTTTCTTTTTTCCATCAGCAAGTATGAGTTTCATCTTATCTGATGCGGTAAGGCTTCCACAAGACATCAACTTTGCGAAGCTTCGTTTATCTGCTTCTGGTGTAGGTAGTGGTTCTACTATTCCTTATCTCACTTCTTATAACTATTCCAGGGTTGAAACATTTCCTGGTGGGTTACAAAATCCTTCACTGTTAACCAATCCTAACCTGCTTCCACTAAGAACGATCACCTATGAAGCGGGTGCAAATGTGAAGATGTTTAAGAGCCGTTTAGGAGTAGATGTAGCGGTGTATGTTGGTAATACCATTGATCAACATTTACAACGCGTACTTGATCGTGCATCTGGTTATACACGAGTATTGATCAACGCTGGTAAAGTTGGCAACAAGGGTATAGAAGTAGCACTGAATGGCACACCTGTTTCTACCAAGAACTTCAAGTGGACAAGTAGCGTTGTATTCTCAGCAAACAGGAACAGGATAAAAGAATTGGCTGATAGTTCAGTGGTATTGCAAACAGGTCCTGTAGGTGGAGGTCAGCTGGTAGCGCAGGTTGGTGGCAGCATGGGCGACTTGTACGGAAGAGGTTACCTGCGTGCTCCTGACGGCCAAGTAGTCTATGATGGCACTACCGGCTTTGCACAACTTACACAAGATGTAGTTTACCTGGGTAATACCATTCCTAAAGGAAAGATCGGATTCACCAACCAGTTTACCTACAAGCAGTTTCGTCTCAACCTGTTATTCGATGCACAATATGGTGCTGTGGCACACTCGCTCATGCACTACAAACTTTCTGAGCAAGGAAAAACAACCAATACATTACCCGGCAGGTATAACGGCATTATTGGTAATGGAGTAGTAATGGGTACGGATGGTAAATACGTTCCTAACACTGTAATAGCTACCGATATAGATGAATACTACCGTTCGCACTTTGGTATTGATAATGCAGAAGGAAGCACGTTCAGCACCGACTTTATAAAATTCAGGGAAGCAAGGCTGGATTATACATTGAACCCGCGACTAACAAAGAAGCTGGGATTGCAACGTGCCACCTTTGGTATCTATGGTCGCGACCTGTTCATCTGGTCTCCATGGCCAATGTTCGATCCTGAATTTGGAACCCTCAGCGGTAGCGATATCGTTCGCGGATTTGAAACAGCACAATTCCCTTCTACACGTACAATCGGGTGTAACCTGGTTATCGGACTATAA
- a CDS encoding SusD/RagB family nutrient-binding outer membrane lipoprotein produces the protein MKKTILIISSVVMLCSTLLSSCTKNFEQINTDPNNIPVAAPSQLFAPALIRTLTYNMIRNRNFNNELMQVTVNISDAEGQVSRFDFRSNWSDYLYNGLYSQLTDFKDIYKLTSDSGVNYNRSYMGISLICQSWIYSILTDTYGDIPYFESNLGKDKLIFEPKFDRQKDIYLDIFKKLEEANTLLSTNTAFAGPDPVFNNNVLRWRKFGNSLYLRLLLRVSGKADVADSAIAKIKDIVEINPGNYPIIANNDESAILKWTGVAPYISPYVAGVREQDFRAPGIASFFIDNLVNWNDPRIDIPTYGANGINRWAIAPSSGAYVGVPSGYAPGSSVAKRSYFYSNTSASSLQTEPLTGMMMNNAEVKFILAEAALKGWISGSAETYYNEGALSSITLWLPTWNVPIATHLANADIQWIPSATLEEKMERIHLQKYYALFINDMQQWFEYRRTGHPNLPKGPGLRNNGVMPARMTYPVYVQSTNPTNYKKAIEAQGPDLISTQVWWQKP, from the coding sequence ATGAAGAAGACAATACTCATCATCAGTTCGGTGGTTATGCTTTGCAGCACATTGCTTAGCTCATGCACCAAGAACTTCGAGCAGATCAATACTGATCCAAATAATATTCCAGTAGCAGCGCCATCACAGTTGTTTGCTCCTGCGCTTATCCGCACCCTTACTTACAACATGATCAGGAACCGCAACTTCAACAACGAGTTGATGCAGGTGACTGTAAACATCAGCGATGCGGAAGGGCAGGTATCAAGATTTGACTTCAGGTCTAACTGGAGCGACTACCTGTACAATGGATTGTATTCGCAGCTTACCGATTTCAAAGACATCTACAAGCTTACCAGCGATAGTGGCGTAAACTACAACAGGTCGTACATGGGCATATCGCTCATCTGCCAATCGTGGATCTATTCTATACTTACTGATACTTATGGCGACATACCATATTTTGAAAGTAATCTTGGAAAAGACAAGCTCATTTTTGAACCTAAGTTCGACAGGCAAAAAGATATCTACCTCGACATATTTAAGAAGCTGGAAGAAGCGAATACACTGCTTAGCACCAATACTGCTTTTGCCGGTCCTGATCCTGTCTTCAACAACAACGTACTGAGGTGGAGAAAGTTTGGCAATTCCCTTTACCTGCGGTTACTGCTTCGTGTATCAGGTAAAGCAGACGTGGCAGACAGCGCTATAGCAAAAATCAAAGACATCGTAGAGATCAATCCTGGCAACTACCCAATCATTGCTAACAATGATGAATCGGCTATTCTAAAATGGACTGGTGTAGCACCTTATATCTCACCATATGTAGCTGGTGTAAGAGAGCAGGATTTCAGGGCGCCGGGTATAGCCAGTTTTTTCATCGATAACCTGGTGAACTGGAACGATCCGCGTATAGACATTCCAACCTATGGCGCTAATGGTATCAACCGCTGGGCTATTGCTCCATCAAGCGGAGCTTATGTAGGTGTGCCTAGTGGATATGCCCCGGGAAGCAGTGTTGCTAAAAGATCATACTTCTATTCTAATACTTCTGCTTCATCGCTGCAAACAGAACCACTGACTGGTATGATGATGAACAATGCTGAAGTGAAATTCATTCTTGCAGAGGCAGCATTGAAAGGCTGGATCAGCGGATCAGCAGAAACCTATTATAACGAAGGTGCTTTAAGTAGCATTACACTTTGGCTTCCTACATGGAATGTGCCTATAGCTACACATCTTGCCAATGCTGATATACAGTGGATTCCTTCAGCAACATTGGAAGAAAAGATGGAGCGCATTCACTTGCAGAAATATTACGCGCTCTTTATTAATGATATGCAGCAATGGTTTGAGTACAGGAGAACAGGCCATCCGAATTTACCTAAAGGACCAGGCTTGCGCAACAATGGTGTGATGCCTGCCCGTATGACCTATCCTGTATATGTTCAATCTACCAATCCTACCAATTATAAAAAGGCAATAGAAGCGCAGGGACCTGATCTTATCTCTACACAAGTTTGGTGGCAAAAACCTTAA
- a CDS encoding DUF5689 domain-containing protein: protein MKKLETYFIILLCLSFIAGCKKDKYGNYPGGRIGPFIAIYDVRDLYHGEDIALTKERLYGSSSITGVVVSDHSGKNLPEGLLVIQDRRRLNELRGISIALGARAADYVPGDSVIVNIEGGTLKRVNDILQITGLNAAAVNKVSSGNEIPVNRVPAHHILANPDKYESVLSVIVKGGFNPVPGPNEVLAGNKLLNDGFGDLPFHTEATATFANNKPFFLANYYGIVFSVMGADKQLKPQFRVRTADDIVLLSSTVNVSPIIITGFISDVKGGDGNYEYAQFMATREIDFSATPFSVVVTNNANASVPTGFPVNGWGTGGARTFKFNLTSGTAAKGTFFYVGGAAKMINGANSTSIANANWIRSFNYVNTGGDGFGNATSGLFANSGNASGLAVFEGTTVNASTTPIDVLFVATGGSLYTPGPPERGYRIANTDFYDIKNPITLQDQPFYRQGSNTLNMVYTTADMGYFYKMGGAYNVTLGRWMQARTQTNVLLEKTSTLAEIEGEGSTVLLQ from the coding sequence ATGAAAAAATTAGAAACCTACTTCATAATACTGCTGTGTTTGTCTTTCATCGCCGGATGCAAGAAGGACAAATATGGCAATTACCCGGGTGGAAGGATCGGTCCTTTCATCGCCATCTATGATGTACGCGACCTGTACCATGGAGAAGACATTGCTCTTACAAAAGAAAGATTATATGGCTCTTCCAGTATCACGGGTGTGGTGGTGTCGGATCATTCAGGTAAGAATTTGCCTGAAGGTTTATTAGTGATACAAGACAGGCGTCGTCTAAATGAGTTAAGAGGTATATCCATAGCACTGGGTGCCAGGGCAGCGGATTATGTGCCCGGTGATTCTGTTATTGTGAACATAGAAGGCGGTACCCTAAAAAGAGTAAACGATATCCTGCAGATCACAGGACTAAATGCAGCTGCTGTAAATAAGGTTTCATCTGGTAATGAGATACCGGTAAACCGTGTACCTGCGCATCATATACTGGCCAATCCGGACAAATACGAAAGCGTATTATCTGTGATTGTAAAAGGAGGATTTAATCCTGTGCCTGGTCCTAACGAAGTACTGGCAGGCAATAAATTATTGAACGATGGCTTTGGCGATCTTCCCTTTCATACAGAAGCTACAGCCACCTTCGCCAACAACAAACCGTTCTTTCTGGCCAATTACTATGGAATTGTTTTCAGTGTAATGGGTGCAGATAAACAACTAAAGCCACAGTTCAGGGTACGTACAGCTGACGACATCGTACTGCTCAGCTCTACAGTAAATGTGTCGCCAATTATCATCACAGGTTTTATAAGTGATGTAAAAGGTGGTGATGGCAATTACGAGTATGCGCAATTTATGGCTACACGCGAAATTGATTTTTCGGCTACACCTTTCTCTGTTGTTGTTACCAACAATGCCAACGCTTCTGTACCAACAGGCTTTCCTGTCAATGGTTGGGGTACCGGTGGTGCACGTACTTTCAAATTCAACCTTACATCAGGTACTGCCGCTAAAGGAACATTCTTTTATGTAGGTGGCGCCGCTAAAATGATCAATGGTGCAAACTCTACCAGCATTGCCAATGCCAACTGGATACGTTCATTCAATTATGTAAATACAGGTGGCGATGGTTTTGGTAATGCTACTTCTGGTTTGTTTGCCAACAGTGGCAATGCATCTGGCCTAGCAGTGTTTGAAGGAACAACCGTTAATGCTTCTACTACACCAATAGATGTATTGTTTGTAGCAACAGGCGGAAGTCTCTATACACCAGGTCCTCCTGAGCGTGGCTACCGCATTGCCAATACGGATTTCTATGATATTAAAAACCCTATCACGCTGCAAGACCAGCCTTTCTACAGGCAAGGTTCAAACACACTGAACATGGTGTATACAACAGCCGACATGGGCTACTTCTACAAGATGGGTGGTGCATACAATGTAACACTCGGCAGGTGGATGCAGGCAAGAACGCAGACAAACGTACTGCTGGAAAAAACATCTACACTGGCTGAGATAGAAGGCGAAGGATCAACTGTTCTTCTTCAGTAG
- a CDS encoding calcineurin-like phosphoesterase C-terminal domain-containing protein, translated as MINRRNFLKNFSLAGAVLAVPAAVTHAADTTVAKKDVGALTLRGRVHSNGIAIAGVAVTDGINVTTTDKKGNYELQSNNTAEFVYISIPSGYAFTNEKNIAKYYQPITAKGTFKADFNLEKLTTDDKKHNFVVWADTQMISKKDAELLKTQSAPDLKALVQSYPAGSLFHGIGCGDLVWDKFELFEDYKEAIDMTGVTFFNVIGNHDMDLDSRTDDFSAQTFKQQFGPTYYSYNRGDIHYVVLDDVFFIGTAKKYIGYITENQLQWLQQDLALVKPGSTVVVSLHIPTTTGHARRLKKDEELGGSVSNRKQLYKILSPYKVHFMSGHTHFNEKWEDGNMMEHNHGTVCGAWWTGPICGDGTPNGYGVYEVDGSDLKWYYKSTGKPKEHQLTVHARGASKDYPDEVVANVWNWDSQWKVEWLEDGVAKGAMEQRTSYDPQAVELYAGPTLPKKHKFVEPTLNDHMFYAKPSANAKEITVRATDRFGNVYTASQQV; from the coding sequence ATGATCAACAGGAGAAACTTTTTAAAGAATTTTAGTTTAGCAGGCGCAGTGCTGGCAGTGCCGGCAGCAGTAACACATGCTGCAGATACAACCGTTGCAAAGAAAGATGTAGGAGCGCTAACATTACGCGGCAGGGTGCACAGCAATGGAATTGCAATAGCTGGCGTTGCTGTTACTGATGGCATCAACGTAACCACTACTGATAAAAAGGGCAACTACGAATTGCAGAGCAACAACACCGCTGAGTTTGTATACATCAGCATACCTTCTGGTTATGCATTCACCAACGAAAAGAATATTGCTAAATATTACCAGCCTATCACTGCTAAGGGAACATTTAAAGCGGATTTCAATTTAGAGAAATTGACCACGGATGATAAGAAGCACAACTTCGTTGTTTGGGCCGATACGCAGATGATCTCTAAGAAAGATGCAGAGCTGCTAAAAACCCAAAGCGCACCTGACCTGAAAGCTTTGGTGCAATCATATCCTGCAGGTTCCTTGTTTCATGGCATCGGTTGTGGCGACCTGGTATGGGATAAGTTTGAACTGTTTGAAGATTACAAAGAGGCAATTGACATGACAGGTGTTACTTTCTTCAACGTGATCGGTAACCATGATATGGATCTTGATTCTCGTACCGATGATTTTTCTGCCCAGACATTTAAGCAGCAATTTGGTCCTACCTACTACTCGTACAACAGGGGCGATATCCATTATGTAGTATTGGACGATGTATTCTTCATTGGTACAGCAAAGAAATACATCGGGTATATAACCGAGAACCAGTTGCAATGGTTGCAGCAAGACCTTGCATTGGTAAAGCCAGGGAGCACCGTAGTGGTAAGCCTGCATATCCCAACTACCACCGGTCACGCACGTCGCTTGAAAAAAGATGAAGAACTGGGTGGTTCGGTTTCTAATCGTAAACAACTATATAAGATATTGTCGCCTTACAAGGTGCATTTTATGTCAGGTCATACTCACTTTAACGAGAAGTGGGAGGACGGCAATATGATGGAACACAACCATGGTACTGTTTGCGGTGCATGGTGGACAGGACCTATATGTGGTGATGGTACACCAAATGGTTATGGTGTATACGAAGTAGATGGCAGTGATCTGAAATGGTATTACAAATCAACGGGCAAGCCAAAGGAGCACCAGTTAACCGTTCATGCAAGGGGTGCATCAAAAGATTACCCTGATGAAGTAGTAGCGAATGTATGGAACTGGGATAGCCAATGGAAAGTAGAATGGTTGGAAGATGGTGTTGCCAAGGGCGCCATGGAACAACGCACTTCTTACGATCCGCAGGCAGTGGAACTATATGCCGGCCCAACACTTCCTAAAAAGCACAAGTTCGTAGAGCCTACACTAAACGATCACATGTTTTATGCTAAACCATCGGCCAATGCGAAGGAAATAACAGTGAGAGCAACCGACAGGTTTGGTAATGTGTATACCGCAAGTCAGCAGGTATGA
- a CDS encoding potassium/proton antiporter, with the protein MSINIDNLLLTGSILLLLSILTGTTSSRFGIPTLIFFLFVGILAGSEGLGGIHFEDPKIAQFVGISALNFILFSGGLDTNFKSIRPILRSGILLSTLGVCITAVSLGLFVHLVLDFTIAEGLLLGAIVSSTDAAAVFSILRSKGVALKGFNRPLLELESGSNDPMAYFLTISLTTFVAHPEMGFWNLVPLFFKGIIIGTLLGYVMGKLMKLMINTIVLNSEGLYPVLVLALAIFTYSGTEFLGGNGFLAVYLAAVILGNSNIIHKRTLIKFFDGQAWLMQIILFLTLGLLVFPSQILPVAGIGLIVALFLILVARPLGVFISLAFSGFNRRSKLFISWVGLRGAVPIVFATYPMIAGIEKSQMIFNIVFFIAVTSILIQGTTITYMAKLLHLIAPAKAKRRIGTDFEFSEKVKSRMEQVTLPADSGVALQKIVQIDFPKTANIMAIKRNNVFITPVGSTVLQPGDTLYILAEDDDALKAAYSTLKMPMPQ; encoded by the coding sequence ATGAGCATTAACATTGACAATCTTTTATTAACGGGTTCTATCCTATTGTTACTAAGTATTCTGACCGGTACTACCAGCAGCAGGTTCGGCATTCCTACGCTAATATTTTTCTTGTTTGTTGGCATATTAGCAGGATCCGAAGGCTTGGGAGGTATTCATTTTGAAGATCCCAAAATTGCACAGTTCGTAGGTATCTCTGCCTTAAACTTCATTCTCTTTTCTGGTGGGCTTGATACTAATTTCAAAAGCATCAGGCCCATACTTCGAAGTGGCATCCTTCTATCTACTTTAGGTGTATGCATTACTGCAGTCTCACTAGGCCTTTTTGTACATCTTGTACTTGACTTCACCATTGCCGAAGGTTTGCTGCTTGGAGCCATTGTTTCTTCCACTGATGCCGCGGCTGTGTTTTCAATATTAAGAAGTAAAGGCGTTGCACTTAAGGGATTCAACAGACCATTGCTTGAATTGGAAAGCGGCAGTAACGACCCTATGGCTTATTTCCTCACTATTTCTCTTACCACTTTTGTTGCCCATCCTGAAATGGGCTTTTGGAATTTGGTACCGCTGTTTTTCAAGGGAATTATCATTGGTACTTTACTGGGGTATGTAATGGGAAAATTGATGAAGCTGATGATCAACACCATCGTTTTAAATAGTGAAGGCCTTTACCCGGTCCTTGTGCTTGCGCTAGCAATATTCACGTATTCCGGTACCGAATTTTTAGGTGGAAACGGTTTCCTTGCTGTATATCTTGCTGCTGTTATACTAGGTAATAGCAACATCATACATAAGCGCACGCTGATAAAGTTTTTCGATGGACAGGCTTGGCTCATGCAGATCATACTTTTTCTTACGCTGGGGTTGCTGGTATTTCCTTCGCAGATATTGCCAGTAGCAGGCATTGGGTTGATTGTCGCACTTTTCCTTATCCTGGTAGCAAGGCCTTTAGGTGTTTTCATAAGCCTGGCATTCTCCGGTTTTAACAGGCGTTCTAAACTATTTATATCATGGGTGGGACTGCGTGGTGCTGTGCCTATTGTTTTTGCCACTTATCCAATGATAGCCGGAATTGAAAAATCTCAAATGATCTTCAACATTGTCTTCTTTATTGCAGTAACGTCTATTCTCATCCAGGGAACCACCATTACCTATATGGCAAAGCTGCTGCACCTTATAGCTCCTGCCAAAGCAAAGCGTAGAATAGGAACAGACTTTGAATTTTCAGAAAAAGTAAAATCCCGGATGGAGCAGGTGACGCTACCAGCTGACTCAGGTGTGGCTTTGCAAAAAATTGTACAAATAGATTTTCCTAAAACAGCCAACATCATGGCAATAAAAAGAAACAATGTTTTCATCACACCTGTTGGCTCTACGGTGCTTCAGCCGGGTGATACTTTGTACATACTAGCCGAAGATGATGATGCTTTGAAAGCTGCTTATAGCACACTAAAAATGCCAATGCCTCAATGA
- a CDS encoding BlaI/MecI/CopY family transcriptional regulator, translated as MKKKGDKHTHVEPTKSELEILQVLWLHGPSTVRFVNDALNEQLREVQYTSTLKLMQIMFDKGLLQRDDSQMKHVYSAAIEENKTKGFLLDRFISSMYNGSATKLMQQLLGNKKTSKEELDAIRELLKEAEKKNK; from the coding sequence ATGAAGAAAAAGGGTGATAAACACACACACGTCGAACCAACAAAATCTGAACTTGAGATACTACAGGTGCTTTGGCTGCATGGGCCCTCAACCGTGCGTTTTGTGAACGATGCATTGAACGAACAGTTAAGAGAAGTTCAATACACATCTACACTTAAGCTGATGCAAATAATGTTTGATAAAGGTTTGCTCCAAAGGGACGATTCCCAGATGAAACATGTGTACAGCGCGGCTATAGAAGAGAATAAGACCAAAGGATTTTTATTGGATCGGTTTATTTCATCAATGTACAATGGATCGGCGACTAAGCTTATGCAGCAATTACTGGGTAATAAAAAAACATCGAAGGAAGAACTGGATGCGATAAGAGAGCTACTTAAAGAGGCAGAAAAGAAAAATAAATAA